A single window of Channa argus isolate prfri chromosome 10, Channa argus male v1.0, whole genome shotgun sequence DNA harbors:
- the c1qtnf2 gene encoding complement C1q tumor necrosis factor-related protein 2 isoform X2 has product MNTSHDSTVTVVLQICAIFCLLSVVISQQTNSTFKRGYIAIHSSQLVCSLPGPAGPAGNPGAPGSPGAMGPMGPPGKDGSDGKDGEKGEKGERGDSGRTGNPGKPGLKGREGVIGKAGRQGLKGLRGTPGVTGQRGQKGEIGDIGQEGAPGGCNCGSAARSAFSVAVTKSYPKERMPIRFTRILLNEGSHYNASSGKFVCAIPGVYYFTYDITLANKHLAIGLVQNGQYKIKTFDANTGNHDVASGSTVLHLQHLDQVWLQIFYSEQNGLFFDPFWTDSTFTGFLIYADQDFLIESDRKANNQDDS; this is encoded by the exons ATG AATACTTCTCACGACTCCACAGTGACTGTCGTACTCCAGATATGTGCGATCTTCTGTTTGCTGTCAGTTGTCATCTCCCAGCAAACAAATTCAACATTCAAGAGAGGATACATCGCCATCCACTCCTCCCAGCTGGTCTGCAGTCTACCAGGTCCAGCAGGGCCTGCAGGGAACCCAGGAGCCCCTGGATCACCCGGAGCCATGGGCCCCATGGGGCCACCAGGGAAGGATGGCTCAGATGGAAAGGACGGGGAGAagggagaaaagggagaaagag gTGATTCAGGGAGAACTGGGAACCCAGGTAAGCCAGGCTTAAAGGGCCGTGAAGGGGTAATCGGCAAGGCTGGCCGTCAGGGACTGAAGGGGCTGAGGGGAACTCCAGGTGTGACTGGACAACGAGGTCAAAAGGGAGAGATAGGGGACATAGGCCAAGAAGGGGCTCCTGGAGGCTGTAACTGTGGCAGTGCAGCTCGTTCAGCATTCTCTGTAGCTGTGACAAAGAGCTACCCCAAAGAGCGAATGCCTATCCGCTTTACTCGGATCCTGCTGAATGAGGGGAGTCACTACAATGCCAGCAGTGGAAAGTTTGTCTGTGCCATCCCTGGAGTCTATTATTTCACCTATGATATCACTCTGGCAAATAAGCACCTGGCCATTGGATTAGTGCAAAATGGACAGTACAAAATCAAGACATTTGATGCAAACACAGGTAACCATGATGTAGCATCTGGTTCTACAGTTCTTCACCTCCAGCATTTGGACCAGGTCTGGCTGCAGATTTTCTACTCTGAACAGAATGGACTGTTCTTTGACCCGTTCTGGACGGACAGCACCTTCACTGGCTTCCTTATCTATGCTGACCAGGATTTTCTTATTGAATCTGATAGGAAAGCTAATAATCAGGATGACAGTTAA
- the c1qtnf2 gene encoding complement C1q tumor necrosis factor-related protein 2 isoform X1, protein MPMGHNFSNVTVVLQICAIFCLLSVVISQQTNSTFKRGYIAIHSSQLVCSLPGPAGPAGNPGAPGSPGAMGPMGPPGKDGSDGKDGEKGEKGERGDSGRTGNPGKPGLKGREGVIGKAGRQGLKGLRGTPGVTGQRGQKGEIGDIGQEGAPGGCNCGSAARSAFSVAVTKSYPKERMPIRFTRILLNEGSHYNASSGKFVCAIPGVYYFTYDITLANKHLAIGLVQNGQYKIKTFDANTGNHDVASGSTVLHLQHLDQVWLQIFYSEQNGLFFDPFWTDSTFTGFLIYADQDFLIESDRKANNQDDS, encoded by the exons ATGCCCATGGGTCATAATTTCTCAAATG TGACTGTCGTACTCCAGATATGTGCGATCTTCTGTTTGCTGTCAGTTGTCATCTCCCAGCAAACAAATTCAACATTCAAGAGAGGATACATCGCCATCCACTCCTCCCAGCTGGTCTGCAGTCTACCAGGTCCAGCAGGGCCTGCAGGGAACCCAGGAGCCCCTGGATCACCCGGAGCCATGGGCCCCATGGGGCCACCAGGGAAGGATGGCTCAGATGGAAAGGACGGGGAGAagggagaaaagggagaaagag gTGATTCAGGGAGAACTGGGAACCCAGGTAAGCCAGGCTTAAAGGGCCGTGAAGGGGTAATCGGCAAGGCTGGCCGTCAGGGACTGAAGGGGCTGAGGGGAACTCCAGGTGTGACTGGACAACGAGGTCAAAAGGGAGAGATAGGGGACATAGGCCAAGAAGGGGCTCCTGGAGGCTGTAACTGTGGCAGTGCAGCTCGTTCAGCATTCTCTGTAGCTGTGACAAAGAGCTACCCCAAAGAGCGAATGCCTATCCGCTTTACTCGGATCCTGCTGAATGAGGGGAGTCACTACAATGCCAGCAGTGGAAAGTTTGTCTGTGCCATCCCTGGAGTCTATTATTTCACCTATGATATCACTCTGGCAAATAAGCACCTGGCCATTGGATTAGTGCAAAATGGACAGTACAAAATCAAGACATTTGATGCAAACACAGGTAACCATGATGTAGCATCTGGTTCTACAGTTCTTCACCTCCAGCATTTGGACCAGGTCTGGCTGCAGATTTTCTACTCTGAACAGAATGGACTGTTCTTTGACCCGTTCTGGACGGACAGCACCTTCACTGGCTTCCTTATCTATGCTGACCAGGATTTTCTTATTGAATCTGATAGGAAAGCTAATAATCAGGATGACAGTTAA